From Nitratidesulfovibrio vulgaris str. Hildenborough, a single genomic window includes:
- the lon gene encoding endopeptidase La gives MTHTNDDTKSTTIATVDTDDKPDTVVDDGDTLAAVQPADTPEADGKSASGADDENAPAAEADDDAGTPESDDASPASDDAAQETPEIPQELPVLPVRDVVVFNYMILPLFVGREKSVQAVDAALNGSRYLMVCTQHDEQVDDPTPDDLHHTGTVVMIMRMLKMPDGRIKVLVQGVTRAHVDAFTSEEPHISARVTPMPEVDSGPLTVEQEAMMRTAREQSEKILSLRGISTSEIMSVLNSVDEPGRLADLIAANLRMKVSDAQDILECVDPVARLELVNKQLMKEAEVASMQAKIQSMAREGMDKAQKDYFLREQLKAIRRELGESGNEDEELEELARALDIAKLPRDVRKEADKQLRRLAAMHPDSSEATVTRTYLEWLSELPWRKLSRDRLDIRKAKVILDEDHFGLDKVKDRILEYLSVRKLNPDSKGPILCFAGPPGVGKTSLGRSIARTLGRKFQRISLGGMRDEAEIRGHRRTYIGSMPGRIIQSLKQCGTRNPVIMLDEIDKIGADFRGDPSSALLEVLDPEQNWSFSDHYLNVPFDLSKVMFICTANQLDTIPAPLRDRMEIISIPGYTMQEKVAIARRHLVPRQATSNGLGENEITIGDAAIETLVRGYTREAGLRNLEREIGSVCRKLARRKAEGSKGPFRVTPALTQKLLGAPRFLEDEHEKELLPGVALGLAWTPYGGEVLNVEVSPLKGKGKLILTGQLGDVMKESAQAAVSYARSRAEELDIDPGFAEDRDLHIHVPAGATPKDGPSAGVTLVTALISALTGRPVRSDLCMTGEITLRGRVLPVGGIKEKILAGVARGLKHVVIPAQNAKDLEDVPADLLRRIEVHLASHIDDVLPVAFKPN, from the coding sequence ATGACCCATACGAACGACGACACGAAAAGCACGACCATCGCCACCGTGGACACCGACGACAAGCCGGACACCGTCGTGGATGACGGTGACACACTTGCGGCGGTGCAACCTGCCGACACCCCGGAAGCAGATGGCAAGTCTGCCTCCGGTGCGGATGACGAGAACGCCCCTGCCGCGGAGGCGGATGACGATGCGGGTACGCCCGAATCCGATGACGCTTCGCCTGCATCAGACGACGCAGCACAGGAGACGCCTGAAATCCCGCAGGAGCTTCCTGTCCTGCCCGTACGCGACGTGGTGGTGTTCAACTACATGATTCTGCCCCTGTTCGTCGGGCGGGAGAAATCGGTGCAAGCCGTGGACGCGGCCCTCAACGGAAGCCGCTATCTCATGGTCTGCACACAGCACGACGAACAGGTGGACGACCCCACCCCCGACGACCTGCACCACACCGGCACGGTCGTCATGATCATGCGCATGCTCAAGATGCCCGACGGGCGCATCAAGGTGCTGGTACAGGGTGTCACGCGGGCACACGTGGACGCCTTCACGTCCGAGGAACCGCACATCTCCGCACGGGTCACCCCCATGCCGGAAGTGGACAGCGGCCCCCTGACCGTCGAGCAGGAGGCCATGATGCGCACGGCGCGCGAGCAGAGTGAAAAGATACTCTCCCTGCGCGGCATCTCCACGTCGGAAATCATGTCCGTCCTCAACAGCGTCGACGAACCGGGACGCCTCGCCGACCTCATCGCGGCCAACCTGCGCATGAAGGTCTCCGACGCACAGGACATCCTCGAATGCGTGGACCCTGTGGCAAGACTCGAACTCGTCAACAAGCAGCTCATGAAGGAGGCCGAAGTGGCCTCCATGCAGGCGAAGATACAGAGCATGGCCCGCGAAGGCATGGACAAGGCCCAGAAGGACTACTTCCTTCGTGAGCAGCTCAAGGCCATTCGCCGTGAACTGGGGGAATCGGGCAACGAGGACGAAGAACTCGAGGAACTTGCCCGTGCTCTCGACATCGCCAAGCTGCCCCGGGACGTCCGCAAGGAGGCCGACAAACAGCTTCGCCGACTCGCCGCCATGCATCCCGACTCGTCCGAGGCCACCGTCACCCGCACCTATCTCGAATGGCTCTCGGAATTGCCGTGGCGCAAGCTCTCGCGCGACAGGCTCGACATCCGCAAGGCCAAGGTCATTCTCGACGAGGACCATTTCGGACTCGACAAGGTCAAGGACCGCATCCTCGAATACCTTTCGGTACGCAAGCTCAACCCGGACTCGAAAGGCCCCATCCTGTGCTTCGCCGGGCCTCCCGGCGTGGGCAAGACCTCGCTGGGGCGTTCCATCGCCCGCACACTGGGCCGCAAGTTCCAGCGCATCTCGCTGGGCGGCATGAGGGACGAGGCCGAGATTCGCGGGCACAGGCGCACCTACATAGGCTCCATGCCCGGTCGCATCATCCAGAGCCTCAAGCAGTGCGGCACGCGCAACCCGGTCATCATGCTCGACGAGATCGACAAGATAGGTGCCGACTTCAGGGGCGACCCTTCGTCCGCCCTGCTCGAAGTGCTCGACCCGGAACAGAACTGGTCGTTCAGCGACCATTACCTGAACGTCCCCTTCGACCTGTCGAAGGTCATGTTCATCTGCACGGCCAACCAGCTCGATACCATTCCCGCGCCGCTGCGCGACCGGATGGAGATCATTTCCATCCCCGGCTACACCATGCAGGAGAAGGTCGCCATCGCACGCAGGCATCTCGTCCCGCGTCAGGCCACATCCAACGGCCTCGGAGAGAACGAGATAACCATCGGAGACGCAGCCATAGAGACGCTGGTGCGGGGCTACACGCGCGAAGCGGGACTCCGCAATCTCGAACGCGAGATAGGCTCGGTATGCCGCAAACTCGCACGACGCAAGGCTGAAGGCTCCAAAGGCCCCTTCCGTGTGACGCCCGCGCTCACCCAGAAACTCCTTGGTGCCCCCCGCTTCCTTGAAGATGAACACGAAAAGGAACTGCTGCCCGGTGTGGCACTCGGCCTTGCATGGACGCCCTATGGCGGTGAAGTGCTCAATGTCGAGGTCTCCCCCCTCAAGGGTAAGGGCAAGCTCATCCTCACCGGACAGCTTGGCGACGTGATGAAGGAAAGCGCACAGGCAGCCGTGAGTTACGCCCGCAGCCGTGCAGAAGAACTGGACATCGACCCCGGCTTCGCAGAAGACCGCGACCTGCACATCCACGTCCCCGCAGGGGCGACCCCCAAGGACGGCCCTTCGGCAGGTGTGACACTGGTCACCGCGCTCATCTCCGCACTCACGGGCAGACCCGTACGCAGCGACCTGTGCATGACGGGTGAAATCACCCTTCGTGGCAGAGTGCTGCCGGTGGGCGGCATCAAGGAGAAGATTCTCGCAGGCGTGGCGCGTGGTCTCAAGCACGTCGTCATTCCCGCCCAGAACGCCAAGGACCTTGAAGACGTGCCCGCCGACCTGCTGCGCCGTATCGAAGTGCATCTGGCATCGCACATCGACGACGTGCTGCCCGTAGCCTTCAAGCCCAACTGA
- a CDS encoding acylphosphatase: protein MPRRSYSVIGRVQGVGFRSWTRRTALRLDLRGWVRNEPDGTVRLCADGTDEALATLETALRKGPMFSRVDHVVKHDDPAHEGPLPDTFDIRFRAPGSASE, encoded by the coding sequence ATGCCCCGCCGTTCCTATTCTGTCATCGGCCGTGTCCAGGGCGTGGGCTTTCGTTCATGGACACGGCGAACGGCCCTGCGCCTGGACCTCCGCGGATGGGTGCGCAACGAACCGGACGGGACGGTGCGATTGTGCGCCGACGGGACGGATGAGGCCCTCGCCACACTGGAGACGGCCTTGCGCAAAGGTCCCATGTTCAGCCGGGTTGACCACGTCGTGAAACATGACGACCCCGCCCATGAAGGCCCGCTACCCGACACTTTCGACATACGTTTCCGAGCACCAGGGAGTGCCAGCGAATGA
- the radC gene encoding RadC family protein: MSDKPHYHGHRERLRERLRVDGTGLRDYELLELLLGTVVLRRDTKPLAKELLHRFGSLRGVLDARTPELLSVKGFGPGLLDYWLLLRECMARYEESPARERKVLCTPQSVAEMARMRLGNCPHEEVWVALLDNQNRLIAWERATKGTVNASVIYPRDVLEMALRCSASGIILVHNHPGGNPVPSQPDFEVTRQLSRSALTLGIRLLDHVIVTDEDCYSLKEDGLL, from the coding sequence ATGTCAGACAAGCCACACTACCACGGCCACAGGGAGCGATTGCGGGAACGGCTGCGAGTCGACGGTACGGGTCTGCGGGACTATGAATTGCTGGAACTGCTGCTCGGCACTGTCGTCCTGCGGCGTGATACCAAGCCTCTGGCCAAGGAACTGCTGCACCGTTTCGGCTCGTTGCGGGGCGTGCTCGATGCACGGACACCGGAACTTCTCTCGGTGAAGGGCTTCGGGCCGGGGCTTCTGGACTACTGGCTTCTGCTGCGCGAATGCATGGCACGATACGAAGAGAGTCCTGCACGGGAACGCAAGGTGCTTTGCACCCCGCAGTCGGTGGCGGAGATGGCGCGGATGCGCCTTGGCAACTGCCCGCACGAGGAAGTATGGGTGGCCCTTCTGGACAACCAGAACAGACTCATCGCGTGGGAACGTGCCACGAAGGGCACGGTCAACGCCTCTGTCATCTATCCGCGTGATGTGCTCGAGATGGCCCTGCGTTGCAGTGCATCGGGCATCATCCTCGTGCACAACCACCCCGGTGGCAACCCTGTGCCATCGCAGCCCGACTTCGAGGTGACCCGCCAGCTTTCGCGTTCGGCGCTGACGCTCGGCATCCGCCTACTTGACCATGTCATCGTGACGGACGAAGATTGTTACAGCCTGAAGGAAGACGGTCTGCTCTAG
- the holA gene encoding DNA polymerase III subunit delta, with product MDRPGFSFCICPDSRLLKDHISGLVNATETGGTCFERQVFWGDEALPPVFWEHLTLQGLFGSPRALVVRNAHNLPADVWKRLSTALARPNPLSWPFFCLEVPFERGQPKIPAHIAKLRCLDFAERKGWVWRSPGLDERGIRRFLQQRATDAGARFAPGALDAIAAAMPADATAAATELDKLLLAAGLDATLGPELAKLVSHEPDLDIFAFIKALQGGNAQAVWRQVQRDKLGGDSMVFPFIGMLLRETRQLWQLLSGEPVRLPPSVLPVKQQLAQQLGYSGLTRMLDLTLEAERGIKTGERSPEQSLDALVAGLFTVFARPVPRHTRRM from the coding sequence ATGGACAGACCCGGCTTCAGCTTCTGCATCTGCCCCGACAGTCGCCTCCTCAAGGACCACATATCCGGGCTGGTCAACGCCACCGAAACCGGCGGAACCTGTTTTGAGCGACAGGTGTTCTGGGGCGACGAGGCTCTTCCCCCCGTCTTCTGGGAACATCTCACGCTGCAAGGGCTCTTCGGCAGCCCCCGCGCCCTTGTGGTGCGCAACGCCCACAACCTGCCCGCCGACGTATGGAAGCGCCTGTCCACAGCCCTCGCCCGTCCCAACCCTCTTTCATGGCCCTTCTTCTGCCTCGAAGTGCCCTTCGAACGCGGGCAACCCAAGATTCCGGCGCATATCGCCAAACTTCGCTGTCTTGACTTCGCGGAACGCAAAGGGTGGGTGTGGCGCAGTCCCGGTCTTGACGAACGTGGCATCCGGCGATTTCTCCAGCAGCGGGCGACCGACGCCGGGGCGCGCTTCGCCCCCGGGGCACTCGACGCCATCGCCGCGGCGATGCCCGCCGATGCCACCGCCGCCGCCACGGAACTTGACAAGTTGCTGCTTGCCGCAGGCCTCGACGCAACGCTCGGCCCCGAACTTGCCAAACTGGTCAGCCATGAGCCCGACCTCGACATCTTCGCCTTCATCAAGGCCCTGCAAGGTGGCAACGCACAGGCCGTATGGCGGCAGGTGCAACGGGACAAGCTTGGCGGAGACAGCATGGTCTTTCCGTTCATCGGCATGCTGTTGCGGGAGACGCGTCAACTCTGGCAACTTCTTTCAGGCGAACCGGTACGCCTTCCCCCGTCGGTGCTTCCCGTCAAGCAACAGCTTGCGCAGCAACTCGGCTACAGCGGGCTTACCCGCATGCTCGACCTGACCCTTGAAGCCGAACGTGGCATCAAGACCGGCGAACGTTCTCCCGAACAGTCTCTCGATGCACTGGTGGCGGGCCTGTTCACCGTCTTCGCCCGCCCTGTCCCACGCCATACAAGGAGAATGTGA
- the lptE gene encoding LPS assembly lipoprotein LptE, with translation MWSSARLAPLRAALLCMAALLVLSGCAGYTLSADGPSTLGDGTKTLKIKGVENPTMYANLPHIIRSQVRDEIGARKLAVWKDSGPTDYELQIRITQMTLRRWAGDRQTTAILYSSVMGMEFILYNGSTNTVAWQSGVRYYSDLLDTYDEAAAIKESTKQLVRELTDAMRRNF, from the coding sequence ATGTGGTCGTCAGCTAGACTGGCCCCCCTGCGGGCCGCCCTATTGTGCATGGCCGCGCTGCTCGTCCTTTCGGGCTGCGCAGGGTACACGCTGTCGGCCGACGGGCCCAGCACCCTCGGCGACGGAACAAAGACCCTCAAGATCAAGGGGGTCGAAAACCCGACCATGTATGCGAATCTGCCGCACATCATCCGTTCGCAGGTTCGTGACGAGATAGGTGCCCGCAAGCTCGCCGTCTGGAAGGATAGCGGCCCCACCGACTACGAGTTGCAGATACGCATCACCCAGATGACGCTGCGTCGCTGGGCAGGTGACCGACAGACGACCGCCATTCTCTATTCGTCGGTCATGGGGATGGAGTTCATCCTGTACAACGGTTCGACGAACACCGTGGCATGGCAGTCGGGGGTACGCTACTACAGCGACCTGCTCGACACCTACGACGAAGCGGCGGCCATCAAGGAGTCTACGAAGCAACTGGTGCGTGAGCTTACCGACGCCATGCGCCGCAACTTCTAG
- the leuS gene encoding leucine--tRNA ligase, with protein sequence MKYDHQSIETRWQKKWEDSGIFQCDTEADKPKYYVLEMFPYPSGNIHMGHVRNYSIGDVVARFKRMQGFNVLHPMGWDAFGLPAENAAIKNGTHPAKWTFANIDNMRSQLKRLGYSYDWQREVATCTPEYYRWEQLFFLRFLEKGLVYRKKAAQNWCPKCHTVLANEQVIEGLCWRCDSAVEQKELTQWFLRITDYAEELLADLSKLENGWPERVLSMQRNWIGKSTGAEIRFALDGRDDSITVFTTRPDTIFGATFMSIAPEHPLVEELIDGKPQADDVRAFVERIRNMDRIDRQSDTLEKEGVFTGAYCVNPFTGRKMPIWVANFVLAEYGTGAVMAVPAHDQRDFEFARKYDLPMQVVIQPQGEALDPATMSAAWTEAGALVNSGAFDGLANEDAKQRIADDLETTGNGRRTINYRLRDWNISRQRYWGAPIPVIYCDACGVVPEKEENLPVVLPLDVKTHDDGRSPLPHTPAFYECTCPVCGGKARRETDTMDTFVESSWYFARYTDATNDKAPFTPDALRYWLPVDQYIGGVEHAILHLLYSRFFTKALRDCGFIELDEPFANLLTQGMVLMDGSKMSKSKGNVVDPTEMIARYGADTVRLFCLFAAPPERDFDWSESGIEGSYRFVGRVWRLVEELREHLLAVGACSSTAEDAKTPVARELRLKEHATVRKAGDDLNDRFQFNTAIAAVMELVNALYLAKDELVADESGRKVLSSAVSTVLTLLSPFTPHLSEELWALLGHTESVSTLPWPRWKEDALVRDTVTLVVQVNGKLRGKLDIPADASREEVETLALNEPNVLRYLEGVTVRKVVVIPGKLVNVVVS encoded by the coding sequence ATGAAATACGATCATCAGTCCATCGAGACCCGGTGGCAGAAGAAGTGGGAAGACAGCGGCATCTTCCAGTGCGATACCGAAGCCGACAAGCCCAAGTACTATGTGCTCGAGATGTTCCCCTACCCTTCGGGCAACATCCACATGGGGCACGTCCGCAACTATTCCATCGGCGACGTGGTGGCGCGCTTCAAGCGCATGCAGGGTTTCAACGTCCTTCACCCCATGGGATGGGACGCCTTCGGCCTGCCCGCCGAGAACGCGGCCATCAAGAACGGCACCCACCCTGCAAAGTGGACGTTCGCCAACATCGACAACATGCGCAGCCAGCTCAAACGGCTTGGCTACTCCTACGACTGGCAGCGCGAAGTGGCCACCTGCACACCCGAGTACTACAGGTGGGAGCAGCTCTTCTTCTTGCGCTTCCTCGAGAAGGGTCTGGTCTACCGCAAGAAGGCGGCCCAGAACTGGTGCCCCAAGTGCCACACCGTGCTCGCCAACGAGCAGGTCATCGAAGGACTGTGCTGGCGCTGTGACAGCGCAGTGGAACAGAAGGAACTCACCCAGTGGTTCCTGCGCATCACCGACTATGCCGAAGAGCTTCTGGCCGACCTTTCCAAGCTCGAGAACGGCTGGCCCGAGCGCGTCCTCAGCATGCAGCGCAACTGGATTGGCAAGTCGACGGGTGCAGAGATACGTTTCGCGCTGGACGGGCGCGACGACTCCATCACCGTCTTCACCACGCGCCCCGACACCATCTTCGGTGCCACCTTCATGAGCATCGCCCCCGAGCATCCGCTCGTGGAAGAGCTCATCGACGGCAAGCCGCAAGCTGATGACGTGCGAGCCTTCGTCGAGCGCATCCGCAACATGGACCGCATCGACCGCCAGTCCGACACCCTCGAAAAGGAGGGAGTGTTCACCGGTGCCTACTGTGTGAACCCCTTCACCGGCCGAAAGATGCCCATATGGGTGGCCAACTTCGTTCTCGCCGAATACGGAACCGGGGCTGTCATGGCCGTTCCCGCCCATGACCAGCGCGACTTCGAATTCGCCCGCAAGTACGACCTGCCCATGCAGGTGGTCATCCAGCCCCAGGGCGAAGCGCTCGACCCCGCCACCATGTCTGCGGCATGGACCGAAGCCGGTGCGCTGGTCAATTCCGGCGCCTTCGACGGGCTTGCCAACGAAGACGCCAAGCAGCGCATCGCCGACGACCTTGAGACCACCGGCAACGGACGCCGCACCATCAACTACCGCCTGCGCGACTGGAACATCTCGCGCCAGCGTTACTGGGGTGCGCCCATTCCCGTCATCTACTGCGACGCCTGCGGCGTGGTGCCCGAGAAGGAAGAGAACCTTCCCGTGGTGCTGCCGCTCGATGTGAAGACCCACGATGACGGTCGCTCGCCGCTGCCGCACACTCCGGCATTCTACGAGTGCACCTGCCCCGTATGCGGCGGCAAGGCACGGCGCGAGACGGACACCATGGACACCTTCGTCGAGTCGTCGTGGTACTTCGCACGGTACACCGACGCCACCAACGACAAGGCGCCCTTCACGCCTGACGCCCTGCGCTACTGGCTGCCCGTGGACCAGTACATCGGCGGTGTCGAACACGCCATCCTGCACCTGCTCTACTCCCGCTTCTTCACCAAGGCACTGCGCGACTGCGGCTTCATCGAACTCGATGAACCCTTCGCCAACCTGCTCACGCAGGGCATGGTGCTCATGGATGGCAGCAAGATGTCCAAGTCGAAGGGCAACGTCGTCGACCCCACGGAGATGATAGCCCGCTACGGCGCGGACACCGTGCGCCTCTTCTGCCTCTTCGCTGCACCGCCGGAGCGCGACTTCGACTGGAGCGAGAGCGGCATCGAAGGTTCGTACCGCTTCGTGGGCCGTGTATGGCGTCTTGTCGAAGAACTGCGCGAGCACCTTCTGGCTGTGGGCGCCTGTTCCAGCACCGCCGAGGACGCGAAGACACCCGTCGCGCGTGAACTGCGGCTCAAGGAACATGCCACCGTCCGCAAGGCCGGTGACGACCTCAACGACAGGTTCCAGTTCAACACGGCCATCGCGGCTGTCATGGAACTGGTCAACGCCCTGTATCTCGCCAAGGATGAACTCGTCGCAGACGAATCCGGTCGCAAGGTACTGTCTTCCGCCGTGTCCACCGTGCTCACGCTGCTCTCTCCCTTCACGCCGCACCTTAGCGAGGAACTCTGGGCGCTTCTCGGCCACACCGAAAGCGTCAGCACCTTGCCGTGGCCGCGCTGGAAGGAGGATGCCCTCGTGCGCGATACGGTGACGCTGGTGGTGCAGGTCAACGGCAAACTGCGCGGCAAGCTCGACATCCCCGCCGATGCGTCGCGCGAAGAGGTGGAGACCCTCGCCCTCAACGAACCCAACGTCCTCCGCTATCTGGAAGGCGTGACGGTGCGCAAGGTGGTGGTCATCCCCGGGAAACTCGTCAATGTGGTCGTCAGCTAG
- the nusB gene encoding transcription antitermination factor NusB, protein MTTKGTPSRRAARALAFQILYGLGFSPAASVKQLREAYASSPDVADKGRSPQPEGFAWELIEGIWTEQANIDEVIGLFSQNWRIDRIGRVELTLLRIAVYEMLYRIDVPPKVAINEALELSKQFGDANARGFINGILDAAAKALEGGQLKPRV, encoded by the coding sequence ATGACGACCAAAGGCACCCCTTCCCGCCGGGCCGCGCGGGCACTTGCCTTCCAGATACTCTACGGGCTCGGTTTCTCGCCTGCCGCTTCGGTGAAGCAGTTGCGCGAAGCCTATGCCTCGTCGCCCGACGTGGCCGACAAGGGGCGCTCGCCGCAGCCGGAGGGCTTCGCGTGGGAACTCATCGAGGGTATCTGGACTGAACAGGCGAACATCGACGAGGTCATCGGCCTCTTCTCGCAGAATTGGCGCATCGACCGCATCGGAAGGGTCGAACTCACGCTCCTGCGCATCGCCGTGTACGAAATGCTCTACCGCATCGACGTCCCGCCCAAGGTCGCCATCAACGAGGCCCTTGAGCTATCGAAGCAATTCGGAGACGCCAACGCACGCGGTTTCATCAACGGCATCCTCGATGCCGCAGCCAAGGCCCTCGAAGGCGGGCAGCTCAAACCCCGCGTCTGA
- the ribH gene encoding 6,7-dimethyl-8-ribityllumazine synthase yields MLHIKTIEGQLDAKGLKFAIVATRFNDFIVDRLIGGACDYLQRHGCDRENLTIVRIPGAFEMPLVAKKLAHSGKYDGIIALGAVIRGATPHFDFVSNEASKGLAQACLESGVPLGFGLLTTDNIEQAIERAGSKAGNKGAEAAAAVLETVRVMEQL; encoded by the coding sequence ATGCTGCACATCAAGACCATCGAAGGCCAGCTCGACGCCAAGGGCCTCAAGTTCGCCATCGTCGCCACCCGTTTCAACGACTTCATCGTCGACCGTCTCATCGGCGGCGCCTGTGACTATCTCCAGCGTCACGGTTGCGACCGCGAGAACCTCACCATCGTCCGCATTCCCGGTGCCTTCGAGATGCCCCTCGTAGCCAAGAAGCTGGCCCACAGCGGCAAGTATGACGGCATCATCGCGCTCGGCGCGGTCATCCGCGGCGCCACACCCCACTTCGACTTCGTGTCCAACGAAGCCTCGAAGGGCCTTGCACAGGCCTGCCTCGAAAGCGGCGTGCCGCTGGGCTTCGGCCTGCTGACCACCGACAACATCGAGCAGGCCATCGAACGCGCCGGCAGCAAGGCAGGCAACAAGGGTGCCGAAGCCGCCGCCGCAGTGCTCGAGACCGTGCGCGTGATGGAGCAGCTGTAG